The following DNA comes from Cedecea neteri.
GTGCGGCGGAACCAGCCCCTGGTGATAAAGCACGTAGGAAAGCAGCAGATAATCCATGTGGCTGCGGTGGCAGGGCACATAGACGATTTCGTGGCCGTCGTGGGCAAGCTGGCGCACGCGCTCGGCGTTATGCACGTTAATGCCCTGATAGAGGCGGTTCCAGGTTAAGCCTAAAACGCGGTCAGTCAGACGCACGGCTTCGTAGGAGAAGTTCGCGGCAATCTCTTCCATCAATGCGACGGCGTTTTGCTGTGCTTTTTCGTGGGAGATCTTCTTGCTGCGGGCTTCATCTTCTACCGCGCGGGCAATCGCTTTTGACGCCAGCAGCTTGTTGAAGAGATCCTGGCGAACCGGCAGGCGCGGGCCAACGGCGGCCAGACGCTGGCGGGCAAAGTGAGTGCGCGCCACGCGAGCCAGTTTTTGGGCGATAATCTTGTCCGTGCCGTGTTCGGTTGCCATACGGCGAAGCGAAACGGGCGGTGAGAAACGCACGAAGCTATCGCGACCCAGCCAGGAAACCGCAAAGAATTTCTGGACGCCGTTCAGCGTACGTAAAGGAGGATTGATTTCCCCTTTTTCACGCCCTGGCGAGCGGCCGAACATCACGGAAACCGGCACCATCTGCACATCGAGATCGGGATTGCTGCGGTGCAGATCCAGATAATCGTGGAACAGTTTTACCGACTCTTCTTTTGGCGTGTAATAGGTGAAGACGCGCGGCCCGCCGTGGATAAACACGTAGCGCGGCAGCAGTACGCCGTCAATTTCCAGAGGTTCCAGCGGGTCGGGCAGATCGTGATCCAGACATTGGGCACGCAGCGTCAGTAAGTCTGCCTTAGAATTGTAGGGCAGGACGTACATGATGGGGCGTGAAGGGTCCAGACCGAGTTCGGTTTGTGGATCCGCCGGAATAGACTTGCTCTTTACCAGAACGCTTAATGGTAAATTCAGTAATTTGTAGTAAATTCTTGGCCAGCCTGACATAAATGATGTAAAGCCTCAGGTTAATAATGCAAATGCGCCGCAAGGATATCAGAAACTCTGGGGAATTTCTGTGGCGCTGCGATTTAGACTCAATGAGCATTGACGCTCAATCTTTAAAAAGGTTTCCTTGAATGGCGAATAATACCACCGGCATCACCCGCATTATTAAGGCTGCAGGCTACTCGTGGAAGGGGCTCCGTGCGGCCTGGATCAACGAAGCTGCCTTTCGTCAGGAGGGCGTGGCTGCGGTTATCGCTATCGCCATCGCTTGCTGGCTGGATGTGGACCCCATCACGCGTATTTTACTGATTGGCTCGGTGGTTTTGGTGATGATTGTCGAAATCCTCAACAGCGCCATTGAAGCACTGGTTGACCGTGTTGGCACCGAGTACCACGAGCTTTCAGGGCGAGCCAAAGATATGGGTTCAGCCGCCGTATTGATAGCGATTATCCTTGCGGTTGCGACCTGGGCCACCTTGCTTTGGTCACATTTGCGATAGCCCTTCCAGAATAGTTTAAGTCGCTGGTTTTTTGCTTAATTTGTGGTTTCAAAATCGCCCGGGGCTGTATATACTCACAGCATGACTGTATAAACACCCAGGGGGCGGAATGAAAGCACTAACTACCAGGCAGCAAGAGGTGTTTGATCTCATTCGGGATCATATCAACCAGACCGGCATGCCACCTACGCGCGCCGAAATTGCACAACGTCTGGGGTTCCGTTCTCCAAACGCCGCGGAAGAGCATCTAAAAGCGCTGGCACGTAAAGGTGCCATTGAGATTGTTTCTGGCGCATCACGCGGCATTCGTCTGCTGGTTGAAGAAGAAAATGGCCTGCCGCTGGTGGGCCGCGTTGCAGCCGGTGAGCCGCTGTTGGCGCAGCAGCACATCGAAGGCCACTACCAGGTTGACCCTTCTCTGTTCAAACCGAATGCCGATTTCCTGCTGCGCGTCAGCGGCATGTCGATGAAAGATATCGGCATCATGGACGGTGATTTATTAGCGGTACACAAAACTCAGGACGTACGTAATGGCCAGGTCGTTGTCGCGCGTATCGACGATGAAGTGACCGTAAAACGCCTGAAAAAGCAGGGCAACACCGTGCACCTGCTGCCGGAAAACAGCGAATTCCAGCCTATTGTGGTCGATCTTCGCGAGCAGAGTTTTAGCATTGAAGGCCTGGCCGTCGGGGTTATCCGCAACGGTGAATGGCTGTAACACCTCTTCCGGTGGTGCGGTAACGCTACCGTGCCACCTGCTTTAAACACCTCTCTATTTTCCCCTGGATCATTTCCATGCGATTCTTTTCGTCAACGGATGGTGCGCTGTGGCGGCTTGCGCTGCCGATGATTTTTTCCAACATTACCGTGCCGTTACTGGGCCTGGTCGATACCGCGGTCATTGGCCATCTTGATAGCCCAACCTATCTCGGCGGGGTCGCTATCGGTGCCACGGCGACCAGTTTCCTCTTTATGCTGCTGCTTTTTCTGCGCATGAGCACCACCGGGTTAACGGCACAGGCGTTTGGCGCGAACGATCCGCAGCGGCTGGCGCGCGCGCTGGTTCAGCCCCTGATGCTGGCGCTGATAGCCGGGCTGGCTATCGTGGTCCTGCGTTATCCACTGATCAACCTTGCGCTGCACGTTGTTGGCGGCAATGACGAGGTGCTGTATCAGGCAAGGCGCTTCCTCGAAATCCGCTGGCTGAGCGCTCCCGCATCTCTGGCTAACCTCGTGCTGTTAGGCTGGCTGCTGGGCGTTCAGTATGCGCGAGCGCCGGTCATTCTGTTGGTCGTCGGCAACCTGATTAATATCGTGCTCGATCTCTGGCTGGTGATGGGGCTGCACATGAACGTGCAGGGGGCGGCGCTGGCCACGGCGGTGTCTGAATATGCCACGTTTATCATCGGCCTGGTGATGGTGAGCAAAGTGATGAAGCTGCGGGGCATCAGTTGGGCTCGTCTTAAAACGGCCTGGCAGGGTGATTTGCGTAAGCTGCTGGCGCTTAATCGCGACATCATGCTGCGTTCGCTGCTGCTGCAAATCTGCTTTGCTTCCATCACCATTTTTGGTGCGCGTCTCGGTAGCGAAATTGTCGCCGTTAACGCCGTACTGATGACGCTGCTGACCTTCACCGCCTATGCGCTCGATGGCTTTGCTTACGCCGTGGAGGCCCATTCAGGGCAGGCTTACGGGGCGCGTAACCGTGGGCAGTTGCTCGAGGTTTGGGGGGCTGCGTGCAGGCAGGCGGGGCTGGTTGCGATAGCGTTTGCCGCTATTTATGCCTTTGCCGGGGAGCAAATTGTCGCCCTGCTTACCTCCCTGCCGGAGCTTCGTGTTCTGGCAAATCATTACCTTGCCTGGCAGGTGATTTTGCCGGTAGTGGGCGTTTGGTGCTACCTGCTGGACGGTATGTTCATTGGTGCGACACGGGGTGCCGAAATGCGAAATAGTATGGCGGTTGCGGCATTGGGTTTTGGCGTGACGATGCTTACGCTGCCTTTGTGGGGCAACCACGCCCTGTGGCTGTCGCTGGCAGTGTTTTTAGCCTTGCGCGGCCTGTCGCTTGGCGTCATCTGGCGACGCCACTGGCGCAATAACACCTGGTTCGCTGCATCGGGCAGCCATTGATCGCGCTGCCTGACGCTCGTTAACTCATCTTCTATCGTGCTGATTTCTCGTTTTTAAGGCGAGGAATCAGCATGTCATCGCTTTTAATAATGGTTAAAGATTCTGAGTTTTAAATTTAACTCAGAATCCTTGTCTACAATTACCTTTACATCCAGCAGACAGTGGGTGTGTTCCAGAAAGTCAGCATCCTGCAGCCCGGATGCACAAACCTAAACCGAACGATGAGGAGATGACGATGAATAAGGACGAAATCGGCGGTAACTGGAAGCAGTTCAAAGGTACGATCAAAGAGAAATGGGGTAAGCTGACCGATGACGATATGACCGTCATCGAAGGGAAGCGTGACCAGCTGGTGGGTAAAATCCAGGAACGCTACGGCTACGCCAAAGACCAGGCAGAGAAAGAAGTGAAGGACTGGGAGTCCGGGAGCAAATACCGCTGGTAACCTGGCGGCCCCTCAAATGTGCTACTCAGTAAGACCAATCCTGCCCGGGTACAAGGACGTACCACTCCCTCTTAACGCTTTTTCTTTGGCTGCACTGAATGATCGTGATTGCAGGCGTCGTGGTGGCTACAGGCTTCCACTTCCGAGCAATCCGCACACAATCCGTGAGCTTCAATCACATTATGGCGCAGGGTAAATCCCATTTTGGATGCCAGTTTCTGCATAATATCTTCCACACCCTGAGCCGCTTGCTCTTTTACCGCTCCGCATCTGTCGCAGATAAACATGGCGGAAGAGTGGGTTGGGTGATCGATAAAATTACACAGTACGTAACTGTTGTTGGATTCCACACGGTGAACAAAACCTTGCTCTAGCAGAAAATCCAGCGCGCGATAAACCGTTGGAGGCTTAGCCTGTGGCTCGCTAACGCGCAGGAGATCCAGCAGGTCGTAGGCGCTGATGGCGCCGGTTTGCTCGGCCATAAGGCGCAAAACCTCGAGACGCTGCGGCGTCAGGCGTACATTGCGTTGCAGGCAGAGCTTTTCAGCCTGAGCTAACACGTTTTGCGAAGTTGTGGTATCCATCAGCCTCTCCCGGTCATTGACGCAATACTTTACCATAATGCGGATAAAACGCCGAATCCTGGTACATACTGACCCTATCTACCCAGGAGGAAGTGATGCAAAAACCTGATTGTATTCGTCACTGGCGCGAGCTTGAAGGCGAGGATGACGCAACGTATCCTGACAGCACGGAGCTGTTCTCCATTGGTGCTCCTTTGGCCCGTAATTTCGGTTTAACCCGCCTTGGTATTCACCATGAGCGTATCCCCCCTGGCCGCAGAACCTCTTATCCCCACGCGGAAAGCAGCGAAGAAGAGTTTGCTTATGTGCTCGAGGGGCACCCGGAAGTGTGGATCAATGGTCATCTTTGGGCGCTTGAACCGGGCGACAGCGTGGGATTTCCGGCCGGAACCGGCATTTGCCATACCTTTATTAATAATACCGAACAGGATGTGCGGTTATTAGTCGTAGGCGAAGCCAATAAAGCCGAAAATAAAATTTATTACCCGCTAAATCAGTCTTACGCCATGCAGCGCAAGGATCGCTGGATAGATCATCCGCCTCAATTCTTTGGCCCGCATAACGGTCTGCCTTCACGAAAGCCGAAGGGTAAACTATAAATTAATTAGCAAGGAAACAATAAGACGTTAACCCTAAGGATATATCTGGGATCCTGATGGTTCAAATATCCATCGTTTTATCGCGCTATTCACAGCAATAGTCTGCCTCTGTTCAGTCATAACTGTCAGGGGCGAATTACTTCATCTGACAATCAGACAGGCGTGCTGTGAATGAATAAAATAAAATCTTCGGTGGCGACACTCGCCGCAACCTTCTTTATTGCCCATCAGGCAGGGGCGGCAGGGACCTGGTCCGAAGCGCGAAACGATGCGATGGGGGGCACCGGCGTGGCTTCGGCTAATTATGGCAGTGGCGTGTTAATCAACCCGGCGCTATTAGCCCGGTCCAAACCAGACGACAATATTACCGTTATTTTACCGTCTATTGGGGCGCAAATAACGGATAAAGACAACCTCCAGGATCGCATCGACGATATCAGCGATAAAGTTGATAACTATAAACAGGCCATTGGGTCGTTAACGCCACGAGATATTCTTTTAAATCCGAACGGGACGTTAAATCAGTTTCGGAGCGCCGCCGGGGATTTAGCCGGTGAGCTTGAAGATTTACGAGGCGAAACGGCGAATGCCAAAGCCGCCGCAGGAA
Coding sequences within:
- a CDS encoding cupin domain-containing protein, with product MQKPDCIRHWRELEGEDDATYPDSTELFSIGAPLARNFGLTRLGIHHERIPPGRRTSYPHAESSEEEFAYVLEGHPEVWINGHLWALEPGDSVGFPAGTGICHTFINNTEQDVRLLVVGEANKAENKIYYPLNQSYAMQRKDRWIDHPPQFFGPHNGLPSRKPKGKL
- the lexA gene encoding transcriptional repressor LexA, with translation MKALTTRQQEVFDLIRDHINQTGMPPTRAEIAQRLGFRSPNAAEEHLKALARKGAIEIVSGASRGIRLLVEEENGLPLVGRVAAGEPLLAQQHIEGHYQVDPSLFKPNADFLLRVSGMSMKDIGIMDGDLLAVHKTQDVRNGQVVVARIDDEVTVKRLKKQGNTVHLLPENSEFQPIVVDLREQSFSIEGLAVGVIRNGEWL
- a CDS encoding diacylglycerol kinase, which gives rise to MANNTTGITRIIKAAGYSWKGLRAAWINEAAFRQEGVAAVIAIAIACWLDVDPITRILLIGSVVLVMIVEILNSAIEALVDRVGTEYHELSGRAKDMGSAAVLIAIILAVATWATLLWSHLR
- a CDS encoding CsbD family protein; protein product: MNKDEIGGNWKQFKGTIKEKWGKLTDDDMTVIEGKRDQLVGKIQERYGYAKDQAEKEVKDWESGSKYRW
- the zur gene encoding zinc uptake transcriptional repressor Zur, yielding MDTTTSQNVLAQAEKLCLQRNVRLTPQRLEVLRLMAEQTGAISAYDLLDLLRVSEPQAKPPTVYRALDFLLEQGFVHRVESNNSYVLCNFIDHPTHSSAMFICDRCGAVKEQAAQGVEDIMQKLASKMGFTLRHNVIEAHGLCADCSEVEACSHHDACNHDHSVQPKKKR
- the dinF gene encoding MATE family efflux transporter DinF, with product MRFFSSTDGALWRLALPMIFSNITVPLLGLVDTAVIGHLDSPTYLGGVAIGATATSFLFMLLLFLRMSTTGLTAQAFGANDPQRLARALVQPLMLALIAGLAIVVLRYPLINLALHVVGGNDEVLYQARRFLEIRWLSAPASLANLVLLGWLLGVQYARAPVILLVVGNLINIVLDLWLVMGLHMNVQGAALATAVSEYATFIIGLVMVSKVMKLRGISWARLKTAWQGDLRKLLALNRDIMLRSLLLQICFASITIFGARLGSEIVAVNAVLMTLLTFTAYALDGFAYAVEAHSGQAYGARNRGQLLEVWGAACRQAGLVAIAFAAIYAFAGEQIVALLTSLPELRVLANHYLAWQVILPVVGVWCYLLDGMFIGATRGAEMRNSMAVAALGFGVTMLTLPLWGNHALWLSLAVFLALRGLSLGVIWRRHWRNNTWFAASGSH